The genomic region CACCAGGAGCTGGATGGGGATGATCCGCCGCTTCAGCACCGGCCGTCCCAGGCGCAGAAGTTGTCGATCAGCTTCAGACCGTTGGCCTGGCTCTTCTCCGGGTGGAACTGGAAGCCCACCACGTTGCCGCGTCCCACCCCGGAGGCGAACACCTGGCCGTACTCGGTGCTCCCCACCACGTCGTCCGCCGAGTCCGCCGCGAAGCGGTACGAGTGCACGAAGTAGAAGTCCACCCCGTCGCGGATGCCGCGGACGACGGGATGCTCCCGCTGCAGCTCCATGGAGTTCCACCCCACGTGCGGGATGGCCGGGACCAGGTCCGGGCGCAGCCGCTCCACGTGGCCGGGGACCAGGTCCAGACCCGGGGTCGGGTCGCCCTCCTCGCCGCTGGACGCCAGGAGCTGCATCCCCAGGCAGAGGCCGAGCAGGGGCCGGCCCGTGGCCGCGTAGGCCGGCACCGCGTCCCGCAGCCCCCTCTCCTCCATCCGCCGCATGGCGGTGTGGAACGCCCCCACGCCGGGGATCACCAGGTGCGTCAGGTCGTCCAGGGCATCCGGCGAATCGACCAGCTCGGGGTCCCAGCCCAGGCTGTACACCGCGTTGGAGACGGAGCGCAGGTTGCCCATCTCCAGGTTGAGGATCCCGATCCGCGGCGCCGTCATCTCTCCCGGTACCAGGCGTCGAAGTCCGGGAGCTTCT from Longimicrobiaceae bacterium harbors:
- the hisH gene encoding imidazole glycerol phosphate synthase subunit HisH; amino-acid sequence: MTAPRIGILNLEMGNLRSVSNAVYSLGWDPELVDSPDALDDLTHLVIPGVGAFHTAMRRMEERGLRDAVPAYAATGRPLLGLCLGMQLLASSGEEGDPTPGLDLVPGHVERLRPDLVPAIPHVGWNSMELQREHPVVRGIRDGVDFYFVHSYRFAADSADDVVGSTEYGQVFASGVGRGNVVGFQFHPEKSQANGLKLIDNFCAWDGRC